A portion of the Thermus tengchongensis genome contains these proteins:
- a CDS encoding S8/S53 family peptidase, with translation MKKLILALSLLVLAACQQQATVQPQALREGGQTYIAILEPTASPTLPARFSERLAALERAHGLSIPAEDRLEALGAVILRNLTPAQAQRLAQDPRVYALTLDQEVKAYAQTIPWGVDRIGAPTTTAKGAGVSVYVVDTGIKVGHEDLTNLMGGMRW, from the coding sequence ATGAAGAAGCTCATCCTGGCTTTAAGCCTTCTGGTTCTGGCCGCCTGCCAGCAGCAGGCCACGGTGCAACCCCAGGCCCTTAGGGAAGGGGGCCAGACCTACATCGCCATCCTGGAGCCCACGGCCTCGCCCACGCTTCCCGCCCGTTTCTCCGAACGCCTTGCCGCTTTGGAAAGGGCCCACGGCCTTTCCATCCCCGCCGAAGACCGCCTCGAGGCCCTGGGGGCCGTCATCCTCCGCAACCTCACCCCCGCCCAGGCCCAGCGCCTGGCCCAGGACCCCAGGGTCTACGCCCTGACCCTGGACCAGGAGGTGAAGGCCTACGCCCAAACCATCCCCTGGGGCGTGGATCGCATCGGCGCCCCCACCACCACCGCCAAGGGCGCGGGCGTGTCCGTGTACGTGGTGGACACCGGCATCAAGGTGGGGCATGAGGACCTCACCAACCTGATGGGGGGTATGCGGTGGTGA